ATCACATGCGACTAAAACAGTATGCACAGAAAGCTTGATACAGCAAAACCTATCCACAACGTAATCCTGCCAAGTCATGAGAAGCATCTAAACAATGAGCACCTTTTTTATCATCTTCCAGTGACTCCAGAGAATTAACAATAATCTATTGGCCATATGGGTGAAGAAATTAGCAATTCCATGAACAGAGACTAATTGATTCTTCTCAGCTGCTTGTCTTTAGTAATATCGCAGGTATAATGTCTTCAGTTTCCATTTGAAGTGTCAATTCTTCAAGGACACCATAAACATTCTCCATACCCAACTGCAAGGCCCTCCCAGACGAAAACATATGGAACTTATTACTCAACTCAATCCAACTCTGGCCTGGAACTTTCTTCAAACCCTTCTCCTTGGCAGAAATCCGCAGTCTTGCAGAATCATCCCACTGGCCATTTGCAGCATAAATGTTGGAGAGAAGCATATAGCTTCCCGTAGTTTCCAAATTCTGACTGAAAACGTGTGAGGCTGTTGCCTCCGCAAAATCTGTGTCTGTATACATCCTACAAGCACTAAGAAGAGCTCCCCAAACACAAGCATTAGGCGTCAATGGCATGGCTTTTACTACCTCTGTAGCTTCCTGCAAGGAACCAGATCGGCTCAACAGATCAACTAGACATGCATAGTGTTCCATCTGTGGCTCAATTCCAAACTCTTTAGTCATTCGATCATAAAGTTTACGACCCTCAACAAGAAGCCCTGCATGACTACAAGCAGAAAGAACAGCAACAAAAGTGACCTTATCTGGCTCCATTCCAGCTTCAAGCATGCCATCAAAATATCTCAATGCATCTTTACCTAAACCGTGCATTCCACACCCTGCAATCATCGAGTTCCAAGAGATTAAGTCCTTCACTTCAAGTTTCTTGAACACCAGGCTCCCCTCATTGAGGCATCCACATCTCATATACATTGTGATCAAGCTGTTTGCCACCAAGAGGTTATGATTCATCAATGCCCGAACCACATGACCGTGGACTTCCCGACCCAGGTTGAGTGCCGACAACTCTACACAAACTGACAATACACTAGAGACTGTTATGGCATTGCCCCCGATTTTAGCAAGCTGCATTTGTCTATAGAGTTCCAAagactctctccctctccctgcAGAAGCAAATGCATCGATGATGGCGCTCCAACTTATTACATTGGGCCTTGCCAATGAACAACCGTCGGATTTCTTGAGCTGGGAGAATATTTCAAAAGCCTCGTCGCATAAACCAGACTCTGCATACGATGTAATTAGAGCATTCCAACTGACTATGTTCTTGGATTCCATTACAAAGAACAATTGACTAGCATCTTTTAATTGTCTTTGCTTCCCGTATGCACGTACTAATGAATTATTCACAATCAAATAAGCTTCAAAACCAACTTTTATAACAAGTCCGTGAATTGCTTTCACCATGTGGAGTGCAACCATATTAGAACAAACAGATAAAACCACAGCTAGTGCTTCAGCACCAGGACCAATTCCTCTCATTCTCATCGAACCAAATAACTCCACAGTTTCAACATGGCGGCCACTTCTGGCATGACTCGACAACAATGATGTCCATGTAACTACATTTGGCTCCACCCCTTCAGACTCCATGTGCCGAAACATCTCAAGAGCCCCATCACAGTCGAATTTCAATGCAAAGCCCGAAATCATCGTGTTCCATGAAATACAGCTCCTAGCATCCATTCTATCAAACAGCTGAAGCGCGATGCCCATTTGCCCATGCTTTGCGTACATACCCATCAATCCGTTCACCACGTGCAAATTATTATGCAAGCCCATTTGCAAAACGTGACAATGAACATTCCTGCTCCAGATTGAGCTACCCATTTCGGCACAACCTCTCGTCACCAAAGGAAAAGTGAACCCATCACCCAAAACTCCGAGTTTTCTCATCTCAACATATAGCTCCAAAGCTTCTTCATGACCCCCGTTAGAGGTATAAGCTCTCAAGATCGAGTTCCACAAAAGCAAATTAGACTTACACTCCACGGGCGCTTTATCAAACACTTTGCGGGCACCGTCAAGAAGTCCGAACCGGGCGTAGATCGATACCAGCCGAGCCGCCAAGAACGCGGAATCAGCAGTGCCAGCAACGATGATGCCTGCATGGATACGTCCTGGTTGTTCAGCCGAATAGCATTGTTGAAGGAGATGATCGAAGAAATCGAGGAGGTCATTGCGGGTGGAGGAGGATGAATGCGAGCAGGGTTGAGTTCGTtcgtgagagagagaagagaaaaggcgGTGACTGGTGAAGTCCAATTCGAGCGTGAGACGAGCTCTGGAGAAGAGTTTCAAGCGGGGAGAAGAAAGCATGAAGCACGATAATGGCCCTTGCTTCATGTACGAACCTAATCCAATCGACTCAACCCATTGAACACAACACAAAAAGCCGCGATTGCCCAAGTCAAAATTTGCATTTTGCTTTCATCTTCATATATCACTTCGAATTGATTTTGGACAACAAAATTCATGAACGACGTAGAAATGGTTTTGGACAACAAAATTCATATTCCTAAGCCTCCACTGAATGAGGGGATGATCAGTGTATCTACAACTGAAATCAGCTATGCAATACCTAGGCCTATACAAAAAGCTCAGAGAGTGCTTGGTAATTTCCTAAGCGTAGAGAAGGGAGGGAGGTGTTTGTTAATAGCTTCCGTGTGTGCTCTTCAGCCGAAGCAATCCAGGGCCAAACAATCAACTTGGCGGGGGGATCCCATTGTCCTGGTTGTTCAAAATACGAGCTAATTCCTGTGGTGGGTCGTCTAATACAGTTAGAACCTCTTCTGAACGGTGGTCCGCCAACCAAGCGGCGGCGGCGTTCTTTTCTCGGCTTATGTGATCCAAGGTGCAATCCCAATCGCGTGACACCAGGTCTCTGCAACCTTGGATAAGATCAATGTTAGGATCGCTTGCCCGCGGAGCCGTCTTCAAACACTTCAATGCCGCGGAAGAGTCCGATACCACCAGAACCTGCCTGTAGCCTCTGTCCCAAACTAACTTCAAACCTTGAAAGACAGCCCACAAGTCTGCCGCCAAGCTACTCCACTTGCCCAGATCAAGGCTATAACCCAAAACCCACGTCCCAGATGAGGTGTGCACTGTTCCACCAGCTCCAGCAGAACTTGCGTTTCCCCTGGAGATTCCACTGGTGTTCAGCTTGACCCTATCCCCAAGGGAGCAGCCTAGTTCCGGCGCACCAACCTCTATATCAGGTTTCTCTATCTTAGGTGGTAGTTTCAGACTCCTTTCGACAACGTCATGCTCATCTAATGT
The genomic region above belongs to Rhodamnia argentea isolate NSW1041297 chromosome 6, ASM2092103v1, whole genome shotgun sequence and contains:
- the LOC115742765 gene encoding putative pentatricopeptide repeat-containing protein At1g17630 translates to MKQGPLSCFMLSSPRLKLFSRARLTLELDFTSHRLFSSLSHERTQPCSHSSSSTRNDLLDFFDHLLQQCYSAEQPGRIHAGIIVAGTADSAFLAARLVSIYARFGLLDGARKVFDKAPVECKSNLLLWNSILRAYTSNGGHEEALELYVEMRKLGVLGDGFTFPLVTRGCAEMGSSIWSRNVHCHVLQMGLHNNLHVVNGLMGMYAKHGQMGIALQLFDRMDARSCISWNTMISGFALKFDCDGALEMFRHMESEGVEPNVVTWTSLLSSHARSGRHVETVELFGSMRMRGIGPGAEALAVVLSVCSNMVALHMVKAIHGLVIKVGFEAYLIVNNSLVRAYGKQRQLKDASQLFFVMESKNIVSWNALITSYAESGLCDEAFEIFSQLKKSDGCSLARPNVISWSAIIDAFASAGRGRESLELYRQMQLAKIGGNAITVSSVLSVCVELSALNLGREVHGHVVRALMNHNLLVANSLITMYMRCGCLNEGSLVFKKLEVKDLISWNSMIAGCGMHGLGKDALRYFDGMLEAGMEPDKVTFVAVLSACSHAGLLVEGRKLYDRMTKEFGIEPQMEHYACLVDLLSRSGSLQEATEVVKAMPLTPNACVWGALLSACRMYTDTDFAEATASHVFSQNLETTGSYMLLSNIYAANGQWDDSARLRISAKEKGLKKVPGQSWIELSNKFHMFSSGRALQLGMENVYGVLEELTLQMETEDIIPAILLKTSS